The Nitrospiraceae bacterium genome segment TGTTGTATGTCTCCGGCGAGGAGTCTCCGCGGCAGATTAAGATGCGAGGTGAACGGCTTGGCATCGGCGGCAAGCATCTGCTCATTCTGGGAGAAACTTCCCTCGAACAAATTCTGAAAGCCATTCAAGAGATCAAGCCGGCAGCGGTGGTCGTGGATTCGATTCAGACCGTCTATACCGAGCAACTGACCTCGGCGCCGGGCAGTATCAGCCAGGTGCAGGAAGTGGCCGGGCAATTGATGTGGTTTGCCAAGCGCAACAATGTCCCCGTATTCATCATCGGCCATGTCACGAAGGAAGGCGCGATCGCCGGGCCGCGGTTGCTAGAACACATTGTCGATACGGTGTTGTACTTCGAAGGCGATAAGAGCCATAGTTTCCGGATTTTGCGCGCGGTGAAAAACCGGTTCGGGTCCACGAATGAAATCGGCGTCTTCGAAATGAAAGACGGCGGCCTCGAGGAGGTGAGCAATCCCTCCGAGTTGTTCCTGGCCGAACGGCCGCAACGCAGCACCGGCTCCGTGGTGGTGTCCAGTCTGGAAGGAACGCGGCCGATTCTGGTCGAGCTGCAGGCGCTCGTGTCGAGCACCAATTATCCCATGCCCAAGCGGATGGCCAACGGGGTGGAACCGAATCGCTTATCGTTGCTGCTGGCTGTGATGGAAAAACGTTTGGGCATGCATCTCTCGGGGCAGGATGTGTACGTCAATGTGGTCGGCGGAATCCATATCGACGAGCCGGCCATCGATTTAGGTATTGTCGCCGCCGTGACGTCGAGCTTGCGTGAGAGTCCGATCGATTTTACGACCTTGGTCATGGGGGAAGTCGGGTTGGGGGGCGAGGTCCGGGCAATCAGCCAGGCCGAATTGAGGATTCGTGAAGCCGCAAAGATGGGCTTCAAACGTTGCCTGTTGCCGGAGCGTAACGTGGCAAAACTCGACCCGGTGGACGGGATCGAATTGATCGGCATCCGTGAAGTCGGAGACGCGCTGGATGCCGTGCTGGCGTGACGAACATGAGAAGTAGTCGGAATCATGTCATACGAGCGCGCCACCTATTGTGCGTCCTCCTATTCGGTCTCTTTACCCTGTCCGGCTGCGCCCTGTTCGGCCCGACGGATACCGTTCCATTGAAAGAGGCGACGGCGGCGCAATTGACCGCGCTCCTGCACGAGCAGGCGGAAGAAGTGCGTACGATCAAAGGCCTCTTCAGCGCGAAGATCACAGGCGGCATCTTGCCCATCGGCCAACGCGTCCAGGGCACGGTGTTTTATCAACGCCCCAACGCTATCAGATTGCGCGGCTTCTCAGCGGTTGGCAGCGAAATA includes the following:
- the radA gene encoding DNA repair protein RadA is translated as LYVSGEESPRQIKMRGERLGIGGKHLLILGETSLEQILKAIQEIKPAAVVVDSIQTVYTEQLTSAPGSISQVQEVAGQLMWFAKRNNVPVFIIGHVTKEGAIAGPRLLEHIVDTVLYFEGDKSHSFRILRAVKNRFGSTNEIGVFEMKDGGLEEVSNPSELFLAERPQRSTGSVVVSSLEGTRPILVELQALVSSTNYPMPKRMANGVEPNRLSLLLAVMEKRLGMHLSGQDVYVNVVGGIHIDEPAIDLGIVAAVTSSLRESPIDFTTLVMGEVGLGGEVRAISQAELRIREAAKMGFKRCLLPERNVAKLDPVDGIELIGIREVGDALDAVLA